The Kitasatospora paranensis genome has a window encoding:
- a CDS encoding Dabb family protein: MIRHLVLFKLNDGVGKDDERAVAGAEAFAKLGSVIPELREWECGWNTTVRDIAYDFAINSLVDDRETLAAYLNHPAHQAAAGQWREFATWVIADIEV; this comes from the coding sequence GTGATCCGGCACCTGGTCCTGTTCAAGCTCAACGACGGCGTCGGCAAGGACGACGAGCGGGCCGTCGCCGGCGCCGAGGCGTTCGCGAAGCTCGGCTCGGTCATCCCCGAGCTGCGCGAGTGGGAGTGCGGCTGGAACACCACCGTCCGCGACATCGCCTACGACTTCGCCATCAACAGCCTCGTCGACGACCGCGAGACGCTCGCGGCGTACCTCAACCACCCGGCCCACCAGGCCGCCGCGGGGCAGTGGCGGGAGTTCGCCACCTGGGTGATCGCCGACATCGAGGTCTGA
- a CDS encoding RNA polymerase sigma factor SigF: MTGFAGSGEVMSATGPRAASRIAGDDSGRGDVSVRTQDSARGTGEQAPPPPAERLVAELKATELRNRQAGTRSTVDVRTLTRVLFERLSELPPDAPERERVRAALIEINIPLVRYAATRFRSRSEPMEDIVQVGTIGLINAIDRFDPGRGVQFPTYALPTILGEIKRYFRDNVRTMHVPRRLQELWVQVSGAMEELTVTHGRAPKVPEIAASLRIPEEDVRACLDAGRAYNAASLEAAQEHEGGLALLDRLGYEDSALTDVEHRDMVRHLLVQLPERERRIIMLRFFANLTQSQISTELGMSQMHVSRLLARILTRLRTGNSWEE; the protein is encoded by the coding sequence ATGACCGGTTTTGCCGGATCTGGCGAGGTGATGAGCGCAACCGGACCCCGGGCGGCGTCCCGGATCGCAGGTGACGACTCTGGGAGGGGTGACGTGTCCGTGCGGACACAGGACAGCGCACGCGGGACGGGCGAGCAGGCGCCCCCGCCCCCTGCCGAGCGCCTCGTCGCGGAGCTGAAGGCCACCGAGCTGAGGAACCGCCAGGCGGGCACCCGCTCGACCGTGGACGTGCGCACGCTCACCCGGGTGCTGTTCGAACGCCTCTCCGAGCTGCCTCCGGACGCCCCGGAGCGGGAGCGCGTCCGCGCCGCGCTGATCGAGATCAACATCCCGCTGGTCCGCTACGCGGCCACCCGTTTCCGCAGCCGCAGCGAGCCGATGGAGGACATCGTCCAGGTCGGCACGATCGGCCTGATCAACGCGATCGACCGGTTCGATCCGGGCCGCGGCGTCCAGTTCCCCACCTACGCCCTGCCGACCATCCTCGGCGAGATCAAGCGCTACTTCCGCGACAACGTCCGCACCATGCACGTGCCCCGCCGCCTCCAGGAGCTGTGGGTGCAGGTCAGCGGCGCCATGGAGGAGCTGACGGTCACCCACGGCCGGGCCCCCAAGGTGCCCGAGATCGCCGCGAGCCTGCGCATCCCCGAGGAGGACGTGCGGGCCTGCCTGGACGCCGGACGGGCCTACAACGCGGCCTCGCTGGAGGCCGCCCAGGAGCACGAGGGCGGCCTCGCGCTGCTCGACCGGCTCGGCTACGAGGACTCCGCCCTCACGGACGTCGAACACCGCGACATGGTCCGCCACCTGCTGGTCCAGCTGCCCGAGCGGGAGCGGCGGATCATCATGCTGCGGTTCTTCGCCAACCTGACCCAGTCGCAGATCTCCACCGAGCTGGGCATGTCGCAGATGCACGTCTCGCGGCTGCTGGCGCGGATCCTGACCCGGCTGCGGACCGGCAACTCCTGGGAGGAGTGA
- a CDS encoding tyrosine-protein phosphatase, producing MTQPTETARSLGLEGAVNARDLGGYRTADGRVLRAGAALRADALNRLTDADLRALADHGLRQIVDLRSLDEVREAGPDRVPGLPTAEISDAEYSASPVTVERTAPDGITLHHLPVFAADFDIYVALRNALADRDAAKQRALLGGGKAEAMMVGLYRWFVTDEVARERFATVIRLLAEPDGTPLLFHCSAGKDRTGWTAAVVLTALGVDSATVYEDYLLTNERSAAIIEHVVGSFGTRGLMEEPELLLPVFRADRRYLDAAFEEVAAGWASFEDFWREGLGLGDDVLDGLRANLLH from the coding sequence GTGACCCAGCCCACCGAGACCGCGCGCAGCCTGGGCCTGGAGGGTGCGGTCAACGCCCGTGACCTGGGCGGCTACCGGACGGCCGACGGCCGGGTCCTGCGGGCCGGGGCCGCGCTGCGGGCCGACGCGCTCAACCGCCTCACCGACGCCGACCTCCGTGCGCTCGCCGACCACGGGCTGCGCCAGATCGTCGACCTCCGCAGTCTGGACGAAGTCCGCGAGGCCGGGCCGGACCGGGTGCCGGGCCTGCCCACCGCGGAAATCTCGGACGCCGAGTACTCGGCCTCCCCGGTCACCGTGGAGCGCACCGCGCCGGACGGCATCACCCTGCACCACCTGCCGGTCTTCGCGGCGGACTTCGACATCTACGTCGCCCTGCGCAACGCCCTCGCCGACCGGGACGCGGCGAAGCAGCGCGCCCTGCTCGGCGGCGGCAAGGCCGAGGCGATGATGGTCGGCCTGTACCGCTGGTTCGTCACCGACGAGGTCGCCCGGGAGCGCTTCGCCACGGTGATCCGGCTGCTCGCCGAACCCGACGGCACACCGCTGCTCTTCCACTGCTCGGCCGGCAAGGACAGAACCGGCTGGACGGCCGCGGTCGTCCTCACCGCCCTCGGGGTGGACAGCGCCACCGTGTACGAGGACTACCTGCTCACCAACGAGCGCTCGGCCGCGATCATCGAGCACGTGGTCGGCAGCTTCGGCACCCGCGGCCTGATGGAGGAGCCGGAGCTGCTGCTGCCGGTGTTCCGGGCCGACCGGCGCTACCTGGACGCCGCGTTCGAGGAAGTGGCCGCGGGATGGGCGTCGTTCGAGGATTTCTGGCGCGAGGGCCTCGGCCTCGGCGACGACGTCCTGGACGGGCTGCGCGCCAACCTGCTCCACTGA
- a CDS encoding aldo/keto reductase, translated as MTENRNDAPRVTLGTSDLAVSPLALGGNVFGWTADEAQSFAVLDAYLAGGGNFVDTADVYSAWVPGNTGGESETVIGAWLRSRGNRDEVVIATKAGMHPEASGLKAATIKRVAEQSLRRLGIERIDLFYTHRDDPQTPVEEIVTALDELVKEGKVREVAASNIGADRLAESLAFADREGLARYVAVQPHYNLVSRDTYEGEAADVVAANGLSAVPYYALASGFLTGKYRPGGAEVASARAQGAARYLDQPRGPLVLDALDKVAAVHGVEPATVALAWLAARPTVAAPIASARTVEQLPPLLASVGLRLSPEETALLDEASA; from the coding sequence ATGACCGAAAACCGCAACGACGCCCCCCGGGTGACCCTCGGCACCTCCGACCTGGCCGTCTCGCCGCTCGCCCTCGGCGGCAACGTGTTCGGCTGGACGGCGGACGAGGCGCAGTCCTTCGCCGTGCTCGACGCCTACCTCGCCGGCGGCGGCAACTTCGTCGACACCGCCGACGTGTACTCGGCGTGGGTGCCGGGAAACACCGGCGGCGAGTCCGAGACCGTGATCGGCGCCTGGCTGCGCAGCCGCGGCAACCGCGACGAGGTCGTGATCGCCACCAAGGCGGGCATGCACCCGGAGGCCTCGGGGCTGAAGGCCGCGACGATCAAGCGGGTGGCCGAGCAGTCGCTGCGCCGCCTCGGCATCGAGCGGATCGACCTCTTCTACACCCACCGGGACGACCCGCAGACCCCCGTCGAGGAGATCGTCACGGCGCTGGACGAGCTGGTGAAGGAGGGCAAGGTCCGTGAGGTCGCCGCTTCCAACATCGGTGCCGACCGGCTCGCGGAGTCGCTGGCGTTCGCCGACCGCGAGGGGCTGGCCCGGTACGTGGCCGTGCAGCCGCACTACAACCTGGTCTCCCGGGACACCTACGAGGGCGAGGCGGCCGACGTGGTGGCCGCGAACGGGTTGTCCGCCGTCCCCTACTACGCGCTGGCCTCCGGCTTCCTGACCGGCAAGTACCGGCCGGGTGGCGCCGAGGTGGCGAGCGCCCGCGCCCAGGGCGCCGCCCGCTACCTCGACCAGCCGCGCGGCCCGCTGGTGCTGGACGCGCTGGACAAGGTCGCCGCGGTGCACGGCGTGGAGCCCGCCACGGTCGCGCTGGCCTGGCTGGCCGCCCGTCCCACTGTGGCCGCGCCGATCGCCAGCGCGCGCACCGTCGAGCAGCTGCCGCCGCTGCTGGCCTCGGTCGGCCTGCGGCTGAGCCCCGAGGAGACCGCGCTCCTGGACGAGGCCTCCGCCTGA
- a CDS encoding SPFH domain-containing protein — protein sequence MDVTRDSTKRPAPGPAGAPRPPAGAEMPGAAGSTAATGNALGRSLAGALTKPLIRTGPRLLGDDLDGPPTQQLTPVAAAGGSRSTAADAARADAGRVDAGQAEAPAARRPPRVDQAVRERHALALPGWLALLVLLLGAVGIAVIVARAGLLPQIEALPDLRLDAVRRSGPVGLTDPEIAGVTAVGLLLVLVLGGLLSNPGGEARVLTRWGRYRGTVRRAGLVWVNPLARRRRVDVRLRHWRSDPVTVTDRTGTPIVVRLLVVWRVRDTARAVLSVADFEAYLREQIHAVLTRTASRLPCDSNSAPGPALRDGQWFADELSRALAAEAHAAGLEVYSAQPVALEYAPEVAESMRRRRLADLDAGLRTVLVDDAVEAAALAVRRLERATAHELDEAARSALMEQLLVAFVAPAGVSAPVPAPAVRAARQEAAAARREGRPA from the coding sequence ATGGACGTCACCCGCGACTCAACGAAGCGGCCGGCCCCCGGCCCCGCCGGAGCGCCCCGCCCGCCGGCCGGCGCCGAGATGCCCGGTGCGGCCGGATCCACCGCCGCCACCGGCAACGCCCTGGGCCGGTCGCTCGCCGGCGCCCTCACCAAGCCGCTGATCCGGACCGGTCCGCGGCTGCTCGGCGACGACCTCGACGGCCCGCCGACCCAGCAGCTGACCCCCGTCGCGGCCGCGGGCGGCTCCCGCTCCACGGCGGCCGACGCCGCCCGGGCCGATGCGGGCCGGGTCGATGCGGGACAGGCCGAGGCCCCGGCCGCCCGCCGTCCGCCCCGGGTCGACCAGGCCGTCCGGGAGCGGCACGCGCTGGCCCTGCCCGGCTGGCTCGCGCTGCTGGTGCTGCTGCTCGGCGCGGTCGGGATCGCGGTGATCGTGGCGAGGGCGGGCCTGCTCCCGCAGATCGAGGCGCTGCCGGATCTTCGGCTGGACGCCGTCCGCCGCAGCGGACCGGTCGGCCTGACCGACCCGGAGATCGCCGGTGTCACCGCCGTCGGGCTGCTGCTGGTGCTCGTGCTCGGCGGGCTGCTGTCCAACCCCGGCGGCGAGGCCCGAGTGCTCACCCGGTGGGGCCGCTACCGCGGCACCGTCCGCCGGGCCGGGCTGGTCTGGGTGAACCCGCTGGCCCGGCGGCGCCGGGTGGACGTCCGGCTGCGGCACTGGCGCAGCGATCCGGTCACCGTGACCGACCGCACGGGCACCCCGATCGTCGTCCGGCTGCTGGTCGTCTGGCGGGTCCGGGACACCGCACGGGCGGTGCTGTCGGTCGCCGACTTCGAGGCCTATCTCCGGGAGCAGATCCACGCGGTGCTCACCCGCACCGCGAGCCGGCTGCCCTGCGACTCCAACTCGGCCCCCGGGCCGGCCCTGCGGGACGGCCAGTGGTTCGCCGACGAGCTCAGCCGGGCGCTGGCGGCCGAGGCCCATGCCGCCGGACTGGAGGTGTACTCGGCGCAGCCCGTCGCGCTGGAGTACGCCCCCGAGGTCGCCGAGTCGATGCGCCGCCGCCGCCTTGCCGACCTGGACGCCGGACTGCGCACCGTGCTGGTGGACGACGCGGTGGAGGCCGCCGCCCTGGCGGTGCGCCGCCTGGAGCGCGCCACCGCCCACGAGCTCGACGAAGCCGCCCGCAGCGCCCTGATGGAACAGCTGCTGGTGGCCTTCGTCGCCCCGGCCGGGGTCAGCGCCCCGGTGCCGGCACCGGCCGTGCGGGCCGCACGCCAGGAAGCCGCCGCCGCCCGCCGGGAGGGCCGGCCGGCCTAG
- a CDS encoding Ig-like domain-containing protein: MTRQSAGVPDARSRLRAPAAAVVAALLLGWAAGPVQAQQSPAAWSPQRRAVLPSGLAVQLDFAPLPGIESAAAPGALGGSGANQPYADGMRPGDPAETFRIGGTRPAADGSWRELGSLRIGFSRPVRNPRLHVSGLMARTAGTSGTTVTAARLSLTGATPAAPVLVGRTAWTGWTVDGNTLAPPADPAADTAADGAGTLEFTGTVSTVTLRMEQRSTARNGSTAPAPALPAAFTVTLDESLGSAPAGYGNASHLLSDLALGRHAIDPSTRAGLPGTATARPLVSGPADPGPDGGGADGDAVGAVDVRPLVEAVPRAPGPWAAPSRPRSGPGRGEYQGADPTLSFPSEAAAGRAYGLDVPVSPGPGPAVLAGWVDFDRNGQFDPTERVQAEVPAGASSAHLEWTVPERGAVAGETWARLRIARDAAQLVSSGGFADSGEVLDQRIGLAAGSARPEITAPATGTATADVRPPVTGAGGVPGATVAVVEDGAEHCRDQAGQDGGWSCRPDRPLADGPHTLTPVETTAAGTVLSGEPVRLTVKTVPPTAPVLTLPEFTNDPALLMTGVGEPGSTVSVAEPPGSGRVAGELCSTGVGADGAWSCLPVENLADGTHRLTATAVDAAGNRTAGRAVPLTVDTAPPAPPVLVSPREGRASPSARGSPAERSPPPPWP, encoded by the coding sequence ATGACCCGACAGTCCGCGGGGGTTCCCGACGCCCGATCCCGGCTGCGCGCCCCGGCCGCCGCCGTGGTCGCGGCCCTGCTGCTGGGCTGGGCCGCCGGGCCGGTGCAGGCCCAGCAGAGCCCCGCCGCGTGGAGTCCGCAACGGCGTGCGGTGCTGCCGTCCGGACTCGCCGTGCAGCTGGATTTCGCCCCGTTGCCCGGAATCGAGAGTGCCGCCGCGCCGGGTGCACTCGGCGGATCCGGGGCGAATCAGCCGTATGCGGACGGAATGCGGCCCGGTGATCCCGCCGAGACCTTCCGGATCGGTGGGACGCGGCCGGCCGCGGACGGATCCTGGCGGGAACTCGGATCACTGCGGATCGGATTCTCGCGGCCCGTCCGAAATCCCCGACTGCACGTCAGCGGGCTCATGGCCCGCACCGCGGGGACGTCCGGGACGACCGTCACCGCGGCCCGGCTGAGCCTCACCGGCGCCACCCCGGCCGCCCCCGTCCTGGTCGGGCGCACCGCGTGGACGGGTTGGACGGTCGACGGCAACACTCTGGCGCCGCCCGCGGACCCGGCCGCGGACACCGCCGCCGACGGTGCAGGCACCCTCGAATTCACCGGCACCGTCAGTACCGTCACCCTCCGGATGGAGCAGCGCTCCACGGCTCGGAACGGCTCGACCGCCCCCGCGCCGGCGCTGCCGGCGGCGTTCACGGTCACCCTCGACGAGTCGCTGGGCAGCGCCCCCGCCGGGTACGGCAACGCCTCGCACCTCCTCTCCGACCTGGCCCTCGGCCGGCACGCCATCGACCCGTCCACCCGGGCCGGGCTGCCCGGTACCGCCACCGCCCGCCCCCTGGTCAGCGGGCCGGCCGACCCCGGCCCGGACGGCGGGGGCGCGGACGGTGACGCCGTCGGCGCGGTGGACGTCCGCCCGCTGGTCGAGGCGGTGCCGCGCGCGCCCGGCCCCTGGGCCGCGCCGTCCCGGCCGCGCAGTGGTCCGGGCCGTGGCGAGTACCAGGGCGCCGATCCCACGCTGTCCTTCCCCTCGGAGGCCGCGGCCGGCCGTGCGTACGGGCTCGACGTCCCGGTGAGCCCCGGGCCCGGGCCGGCGGTGCTGGCCGGCTGGGTCGACTTCGACCGCAACGGGCAGTTCGACCCGACCGAGCGGGTGCAGGCGGAGGTCCCGGCCGGGGCGTCCTCCGCGCATCTGGAGTGGACCGTCCCGGAGCGCGGCGCCGTGGCAGGTGAGACCTGGGCCCGGCTGCGGATCGCCCGCGACGCCGCCCAGTTGGTCTCCTCGGGCGGCTTCGCCGACTCCGGCGAGGTGCTCGACCAGCGGATCGGGCTGGCGGCCGGGTCCGCCCGGCCGGAGATCACCGCCCCGGCGACCGGCACCGCCACAGCCGACGTGCGCCCGCCGGTGACCGGGGCCGGAGGTGTCCCCGGCGCGACCGTCGCGGTGGTCGAGGACGGTGCCGAGCACTGCCGCGACCAGGCGGGCCAGGACGGCGGCTGGAGCTGCCGACCCGACCGCCCGCTCGCCGACGGCCCGCACACCCTCACCCCGGTCGAGACCACCGCGGCGGGCACCGTCCTGTCGGGCGAACCCGTCCGGCTGACCGTCAAGACCGTTCCCCCGACGGCGCCCGTGCTCACCCTGCCCGAGTTCACCAACGACCCCGCGCTGCTGATGACCGGTGTCGGCGAGCCCGGCAGCACGGTCTCGGTCGCGGAACCGCCCGGCTCCGGCCGAGTGGCCGGCGAACTGTGCAGTACCGGTGTCGGCGCGGACGGCGCGTGGTCGTGCCTGCCGGTGGAGAACCTCGCGGACGGCACCCACCGGCTCACCGCCACCGCCGTGGACGCCGCGGGGAACCGGACGGCCGGCCGGGCCGTCCCGCTGACCGTCGACACCGCGCCGCCCGCGCCGCCCGTGCTGGTCTCACCGCGGGAGGGGAGAGCGTCCCCGTCCGCCCGAGGCTCACCGGCCGAGCGGAGCCCGCCACCACCGTGGCCGTGA
- a CDS encoding globin domain-containing protein — translation MSIDPVLVKRSFAAVEPHGSEVTAYFYRHLFDHHPGVRGLFAEHLDDQQDRLWAALGALVANLESTDTLVGILRDLGSRHAGYGALPEHFPAVGDSLIATLRHYAGDTWTPEAEASWAAVYGVVADTMGSAMAAAGPAPSSG, via the coding sequence GTGAGCATCGACCCCGTTCTCGTCAAGCGCAGCTTCGCCGCCGTCGAACCGCACGGCTCCGAGGTGACCGCGTACTTCTACCGGCACCTGTTCGACCACCACCCCGGCGTCCGCGGCCTGTTCGCCGAGCACCTGGACGACCAGCAGGACCGGCTGTGGGCCGCACTCGGCGCCCTGGTGGCGAATCTGGAGTCGACCGACACCCTCGTCGGCATCCTCCGCGACCTCGGCAGCCGGCACGCCGGCTACGGCGCCCTGCCCGAGCACTTCCCGGCGGTGGGCGACAGCCTGATCGCCACCCTGCGGCACTACGCCGGCGACACGTGGACACCGGAGGCGGAGGCCTCCTGGGCGGCGGTGTACGGCGTCGTGGCCGACACCATGGGCTCGGCCATGGCGGCCGCCGGCCCCGCTCCGTCCTCCGGCTGA
- a CDS encoding globin domain-containing protein yields the protein MAYDPAVLRAGLAVVERRAGQLTTYFYTHLFAHNPGLRRLFPADLDEQRDRLFAALTRLVARLDEPDRLTDYLAALGRDHRKFGTLPAHYPAVGASLLAALRHFMGHSWTVEDEKSWTGAWTVISEAMIGAAAAVPPGTPAWWDADVVQRRRAAPDVAVLTLAPNRPYPYTAGQYLTLCSPRVHRVWRPYSIACAPRPDGTVDLHVRRVPGGLLSTALVNDVVPGERVRLGPPIGDAVLDPASRRPLLAVAGGTGWAQAKALVEQLALDGGRPATVLLGARDDADRYDLAALHDLADRHPWLEVLLAVPAGRADRAEAVELLQEGLHGLGDCSGRDILLSGPPDLAPELTDQLLAQHAEPELIRHDPVPHTFDRARPLTAPEWFLADRDVAWINRTDLA from the coding sequence GTGGCCTACGATCCCGCGGTCCTCCGGGCCGGCCTGGCCGTCGTCGAACGCCGGGCCGGCCAGCTGACCACGTACTTCTACACCCACCTCTTCGCGCACAACCCCGGGCTGCGCAGGCTCTTCCCGGCCGACCTCGACGAGCAGCGCGACCGCCTCTTCGCGGCCCTCACCCGGCTGGTCGCGCGGCTGGACGAACCGGACCGGCTCACCGACTACCTAGCGGCCCTCGGCCGGGACCACCGCAAGTTCGGCACCCTCCCCGCGCACTACCCCGCCGTCGGCGCCAGCCTGCTGGCGGCACTGCGCCACTTCATGGGGCACTCCTGGACGGTCGAGGACGAGAAGTCCTGGACGGGGGCCTGGACGGTGATCTCCGAGGCGATGATCGGTGCGGCGGCCGCCGTCCCGCCGGGCACCCCGGCCTGGTGGGACGCCGACGTCGTGCAGCGCCGCCGGGCCGCGCCGGACGTCGCCGTGCTGACCCTGGCGCCGAACCGCCCCTACCCCTACACCGCCGGCCAGTACCTGACCCTCTGCTCGCCGCGGGTGCACCGGGTGTGGCGGCCCTATTCGATCGCCTGCGCGCCCCGCCCGGACGGCACCGTCGACCTGCACGTGCGCCGGGTGCCCGGCGGGCTGCTCTCCACCGCGCTGGTCAACGACGTGGTGCCCGGGGAGCGGGTGCGGCTCGGGCCGCCGATCGGCGACGCGGTGCTGGACCCGGCGTCCCGGCGACCGCTGCTGGCGGTGGCCGGCGGCACCGGCTGGGCCCAGGCGAAGGCCCTGGTCGAGCAGCTCGCCCTGGACGGCGGCCGGCCCGCCACCGTCCTGCTCGGCGCCCGGGACGACGCCGACCGGTACGACCTGGCCGCGCTCCACGACCTGGCCGACCGGCACCCCTGGCTGGAGGTCCTGCTCGCCGTGCCCGCCGGCCGCGCCGACCGGGCCGAGGCCGTCGAACTGCTGCAGGAGGGGCTGCACGGGCTCGGCGACTGCTCCGGCCGGGACATCCTGCTCAGCGGTCCGCCCGACCTCGCCCCCGAGCTCACCGACCAGCTGCTCGCCCAGCACGCCGAACCGGAGCTGATCCGGCACGACCCGGTCCCGCACACCTTCGACCGCGCGCGCCCGCTCACCGCACCCGAGTGGTTCCTGGCCGACCGCGACGTCGCCTGGATCAACCGCACGGACCTCGCCTGA